The genomic window GTCCCTCGGCACTGGGTTTCCCATGTCCTTGTCCATCCATTCCTAACACCCCCTACAGCTTAGACAGTGTTACTTCCTTCCTTCAAAGAcacctccagtggcttcccactgCCAACAGAATACTAGCATTTAAGACTCTCCATACCCTGGTCCAGAGGTAGCCATCCCTAGCCATCTCTCAGCACATCCCCTGGGCATCTCTGGCTCCCAAACACCAGCCTGGCCCCTATGCCCCAAAGATGCCACATTTACTtctttgcttttgctgcttccctaGGCCATAATGGTCACCCCTTGTTCTCTTACAGACCTTGctcaatttctgctcttttcCATCAAGTCTTTATATCACTTCTGGCCAGAACCAAATGTTGTTCTAGAACTCAGCACATCGCTAGGGCCTTGTTTATCCTTTGTattgactctttttaaaaaaaattattttgtttttcaaaacaaacaacttttattgaagtgtagttgatttacagtgttgtgctagtttcaggtgtacagtccTTTGGCTGGCTCTTGCTGGGGTCGTATACAAACTCGTCTCCCCACTAGACCATACAGTCCTTAAGATCAAGAATCTTTTCGGTTCCCTCTGTCCCCAACACTTGACATAAGGATGCAGTACTTCTTTCACAGACAAGTTAACACAGTCTAGATGATTGGGTGGGGGCAGGAATGGGAGGAAAGGAAACCGGCTGGTGAGTGGGTTCACTGCATGCTGCTGTCAGTGCCACAGAATTAGGCATAAAGGGCTATCACTGTCCACTGTCTGAATAAGGTTGTGAAAGTGGGGAAGCAGGGCGCTGAAGCTGAACCCTATCTTTTGTCCCCAATCCCTCCCCAAAGATTCGACACCTCCTAGAGGCTGTGACCCCAGAGAGAGTTCTTGAAGAGATCCCTCCTGAAGTTCCTATAGAGCCAGGTGAGCAGAGAGCCTTCTTTTTGGTGAGAGGCAGAGGAACGTCCAAGAGCTGAAGAAATCACTGTCTTTGAGCTTCTTTCAGGAGCGAGGCCCTGTGAGGGGCACTGTATGTGTATAGTGTCATCACTGCTCACAAGAGTCCTATGAGATCAGAattattatccccagtttacagatgaggaaagtgaagcccATAGTGGTTAAGCGATGTGTCCTGGGTCAGCTTGCCAGTGACTAGCCGGGGCCTGACTAGAACCCAGGTGGACttgactccagagtccatgcttttGCCTTACCACATGGGTGGGGGACTTGGAAAGAAACAGGGGCTGGTGTGACTTCCCTCCCCTCCAGAAAGGATTCTGGTCACTGCACCGTCTCCCGAGGCCATCACGCTCCTGGAGGCGGAGCCCATACGTATGCTAAAGATTGAGGTGAGCTGAGCCCCTGCACACGGAGCCTGAGGCCCGAGTCCTGCTTCTGCTGGCCCAGCCCCCCTGCATCTTCTGCCCCCAGAGTCCTGCCTTCTCCACCTCCGTTTCCCCACCACTGCCACCAGCGCTGGAGCACCCACAGGCTTCCTTGGTCTGGCCCAGCCCTGTGGCATGTCTCTCAGACAGAAGTGGAATTGAGTCCCCTCGCCTTGGTTCTCCCTCTCTTGACAGGGTGAACGGGAGCTCCCAGAGGTCAGCCGCCGAGACTTGGAGCTGCTGATcgcagaggaggaggaagccaTCTTGTTAGAGGAACGTCGGCTAGGCAGGTCCATCGGGCCGCGTAGGGCCCGCCCGGTGCTGGATGGTCAGGCCCCTGGCACGGGCATTTCTGGGCTGGGCAGTGTTCTCATCTCTTCTGTGTTCTGAGCCCTGACCTTCTCTTCGCAGAGTACAAAGAGGAGCTCCGGGTCCCAGAGAGGGAGATCACAATCCCCCCGCCCTCACCTCTAGCTCTTGCAGAGTAAGGGCAGGAACCCCTGGGCCAGGTAGGGGTCATTGCTGGGAGGGTACCTTCATTCTCTTGCCCATTTCCCCTCAGGGTGGAGGAGGCTGCAGAGCCACTTCCGGTTCAGGTCCTGGCCCCCGAGGAGCTGAAGCCACCAGTCTGGGAGCCCGAGGCCCTACTTCCTGGTGAGTACCTGCCATGCCAGGGTCCTTCCCGGGGGTCCCTGCACAGCTGCTGCAGACAGTGGCCCCGTATTCTAACTTGCTGAAGGGAGGACTCTTTAGCATCTCACCTGGGTGGCTTTGAGGGCAAAGGGtgtggggcagagctgggacctcGAGTGTTTTTGCAGAGGTAACTCCCCCGCTGGAGCTGCGTCTGCCAGTCCCACTCATCCCAGAGGTGAGTAATGCTCCTCCAAGCCGCCTCCTTTTCACCCTCCTCTGCCAGAACTGCTCACCCATTTTCAGTTTCCCCAAGCCGAAGGCCACTGCTAGCTTCCACAGGCCTTTGAGCAAATCAGTAAAAGGTGCCCCTGTCCACACTCCATTTTATCCAGATGGGCACCTCATACAGTGTGGGAGCTGCACCcgctcccagaggccccacccaAGCCTTCTCCCAGGGAACCGCTAGGGACGGCAGGCTGGGGCCTGTCTGCAGTCCACGAGGACCACAGGGAAAGGAGTAACGGGTAGCCTtgctcccacctcccctcccccctcagcgGAGGAGGCCCCCAGTCGCCCCACCTCCCAGGATCCCACCtgctcgccgccgccgccgccggttATTATTCTGGGACCGGGAGACCCAGATCCCCCGGGAGGAATTCCGGGAACAAATGCAAACCAGAGCCCACTGCCGGGAGTGTGTGAGTACAGCCCAGGCtctggagggatggagggaggcagGTGCACGTTGGGCCTCCTAAACTCCCGGGGAGGCCATGAGAACAGTCCCCAAAGTGCACGTGTTGGGGGTTTGCCCACATACCACTTCATTACCCCTCCTAGCACATCCAAGGGTTATCAGCTGAAAGTCCTTTTAGCAATGAGCAGGGCAGGCAGGAGCATGAGCCTGAAAGAGCTAGAAGGCCAGAGGCCCTGGAACAAGGCACTGCAGGTGGATAAGGGGCAGTGGCTCCTTCCTAACCCGGCTTCCGGCCTTTCCCACCACACAGCCAATGGTGCAGCCTCCTGAGAGGATGATCACGAGCCCCGGAGAGCTGTTCCGAACCCCGACTCACTGTGAGGAATGGTGGGAGCTGGTGTGTGGGATTCTCTGAACCCCTATCCCTCACTCTTGGTGTTCCTCACGCCTCAGACCCTCTCCCTGCTGCCCCGTCCTCAGCTGGCCGGCTACCCCAAGAACTGCTGGCTTTCTGGACCCACTGTGCCCAGCCACTCCCGCCAGCACTCAGGAGGAGGCCGCCCCCGGAGCCCGAGGAAGAGGAAGCCGAGAGGGAGGCGGCAgctgaggaggaaaggagaaaggctgAAATTCCGAGCGATATCGAGGTAACGGCACCCTCGCTCCTTCCTCCTTTTGCCTGAGCTCCAACAGCCTGCTTTTTTCTGCCCGCGTGAGCCGTGGGCACCAGGTCGCAGCCAGGCTGGTTCAGGGCTAGGTCTGcttcacccctgcccccagtgcTTCTGTGATGCTTGGGGCCTTAGTTCTCATTCTCTCACCTCCAGGTCCTGAGGGAGGCCCTGGAGCCCAGTGAGCCCCTCATGCTGCCTTCAGGTAAGTACCTGGAGAAGGGACGGTGGAGACCCACCACCCTGACCACTGTCCCAGAAAACTGGTGCCCCAACTGCTGACAGTTCTTGTCAGCGCACTTAACATAAGGAAGCATAGACTGAGTCTCTtcagtcccctccccccaccccctgggtgCTTTTAACTAGTCACTGCAAGCTCTGGCACCCAGGTGGACCAGGTGGCCCCAAGATCCCAACTGCTCAGGTGCAAACAAACCCACTCAGGACCCTCCCCTCGCCTTGACAGAGATCTCCCTAGAAGCAGCTGAGGAGGAGAAGACCCGCATCAGCCTCGTCCCCCTGGAAGAACGGTGGTAAGCGGCAGCCCCAGCTAGGATGGGCGTGCCCCTCGTCACTGTCACAGCTGCCACCTTCCCTGCTCCACCCAACTCCCGTGTTCTCCTAGGGCCTGGGCTGAGGCGGAGCAGCTAGAAGCCCCTGCATTGCCCGTGGTGCCTGAGCTCCCTGAGGTGCCTGTGGAGATGCCTGTGGAGCTGCCCCCAGAGCCTGAGCTGCTCTCGCTGGAGGCTGTGCACAGGTACAAGGAAGGGTGTGCCTCCATGGGTGGCCTGGGCTGCAGCCTCAGCTCACAGTTCTTGACCCCCACAGGGCAGTGGCACGGGAGCTGCAGGCCAACAGGGAGCCTGACTTCAGCAGCCTGGTGCCACCTCTCAGTCCCCGCAGGGTGGCCGCCCGGGTCTTCTACCTGCTCCTGGGTGAGCGAGgaacgtgtgtgtctgtgtggggggtggggagtggacaCACAGGCCAGAGGCTGCTGTAGGGACCCTCTCCTCTGAccagccctctcctcccctcttgaCCAGTGCTTGCTGCACAGCAGATCCTTCGTGTGAAACAAGAGGAGCCATATGGGCGCCTCCTCATCCAGCCAGGGCCCCGATTCCACTGCGGCTAGAGCCAATTTACAAAGCTGCCAGGGAACCGGCTACGTTAAACAATGTCCTGCCTCACTTCTGAACACGGATCTCTATCCTTCTTGCTCCCAGAGCTACTGTTCAAGCAGAAAATAAACTGCCTTTATTACAGGATGGTGTCATGACTCCGTTTGTATCGTCCCACAGCACGACAGACCCAGCCCTAGGGGACACCCCCAGTAAGGCAGCAAATAGGGCTGAGACTCCAAGTGGGTATGAGGCCCAGGCCCAGAATCTTTGGTAAGGCGTGAGCTGGAACTGGGCTGAGAGCTGGTCTCGGGCGTGGGCAGGCTCTGTTCTCTCTGGCCCAGCTGCAGCCCGCAGTCTAGGTGAGGCCCAGGATGGCCTGGAGCTCCTGGGCCTTGTTGCCTGGCAGGGAGCCCAGTGCTGAATGGAAGCTGTCAGTGTGCTGTTTGGCCAAGAACGTGAGCAGGAGCAGCAGCGACGCCTTGGTGTCTGGGTGGAGAGTGAAGGGGAGGagtctggggagggctggcctcCCATCCCTAGCAGCCCCAGGCCCCCTGAGCCCTGCtgctccccgcctccccccagccctgcccacaacTGCCACCATCACCTGCTGGGACCTTGTTCTCGGCCAGGATGAGGCTGCAAATGCGCAGGAGCTCTGGAGCCACATCTACAACCTGTGGGGAAAGAAGGGCTGACTCGGGCAGAAGCACCCCTGGGCCCCAGCACTGGGGTGGGTGGTAGGGGCCCCGGAGAGGTCGTCTCCCACCTGGGCTGTTTGAGCAATGCTGATTAACACACATGCCAAACAACTGAACCATGAGAAGAACCCTGAAACAGGGTggtagtaaatttttttttttttttttggagagcaTGAGACTGTGACCAAAGGTATTTGAAATCACCGCCTTAAGACCAAAAGAAGCCCAGACACTCAGGAGCTCCACCCACACAGTAGTCTGCGAAGATGCAAGACAAAGGTGATGGACACAAGAGCACTGGGACATGAGTCCCAAAGCTAGCCACTTGATGCAGACAAATCTCATTCACAAAGTAGAGCTGCTCTGACTGGAAAGGATGGTGGGGTGGCCCAAAGGGCCCAGGCTCCATGGAGCACAGTCTGAAAGAACCTGGTCTAGGAAATCAGCCTCGGAAAGCTGTGACTTCTGGCTCAGACCAGAGGGTGGAAATGAAACCTCCCTGAGGAAAAATGCTATGCGGTGAGAggaagcccctcctccccccttaAAGGCCTTGGCTGCCAATCCTTGCACACCAACAAGAAAGCCGAGAAGAGCAGCTTAAACTGATGCCAACCCTGCCTGTCAATGAGACTGGAGCATCAAGCCCCCCTCTAAGGGCCCCCACATCGGGGTTACCTGGTCAGGGCTGCTCTGGTACAGGAAGTTGAAGAGGTGCCCTAAGGTGACCCACTCCTCCAAATCCTCCTTCAGTGGCAGGGCGTGCAGCAGGGCAGCCAGCACCTGGACACACAGAAGACTCTGGCCTCCAGCCCTGCACCCTCCTCAGCTCCCTGGCCCTGCGTGGCgcccccacccctcacctggGGCTCTGGTTTCCTCGTGGGACTGGCCATCAGCAGGCGGGCAAGTGCCCCACAGATGTTGTCATGGACGCGATCATGGCGCTCCCTCGCCAGAAGGGGCAGCAGGAGCCCCAGCAGCTTAGGGAAGTGTCTGGTCCACAGTCAAGGAACAGGCACACGGGGAGAATGCTCCCATCCCGAACCCCAGGAACACCCTCCCAACCCCATCTGGGCCCCCTCCTGCAAGCCGAGGATACTCCTGGGCAGGGCGACCCCCGTGCTCCGCCAGCACGCCCAGCCCAAAGATGGCATTGCTCCGCACCTCGGGGTCCGCCTCCCGGGCGGTGCTCAATAGCACGGGGAGCAGCCGGGACACAAACTGGGCCGAGGCGGCACCCAGGCCCTGAATGGACTCCGCCAGCGTCCCCATCGCAAAGGACTTCTCTGCCACTGTGCAGCCCTGTTTCTGGTGGGGGGAGGAGTGCGAGTCAGCCTGGACTGGGACCAAGTGGGGAACTGGGCACAGGGGACACAGGCGGAATGGGGCTCGAAGCCAGAGGACAGAGCACTCACCGTCTTGCAGAGCAATAATGGCAGGAAGCCGGCAAAGAAGGGGGCAAAGGCATCTCCCCCGGCCGCAGCGGCCAGGGCAGGGATGGCCTCACCAGCATGCTCCAGCAACATGGCGTCGTATTCAGCCTGCAGGGCCAGGTCAGAGGCTGGACACCAGGGCCAGCTCTGAGACTGGAAGCACCTCCCACTGTATTCCTCCACGGCTGTGGTCTCCCTGAGGGCTGCCCTTGGTTGACAGGACTGGCCCCTTCCAGGCTGGGTTTGTTTGCAGCCCAGCTTTCCCTCCTGGTCCTCCTACTCCCACTATTAATCCAAGCCTGCCCCGAAGCCccacctccaagaagccttccttgaACACCCACTGCCTTAGTGGGAGTGGGGTTTGTTGTTCCGAGCCACTACCAATCTTTTAGCTAGCCCCGTACCCCCAGGCCAATCCAAGCACACTGTCCACCCCGCCCCGTGGAGACCAACTGGGCTGCCTGGTCCCAGTTTGCACCCGTAGCTCTTACCTGGTCCTCATCCTCCTCCTGGTCGGTGTCCTGACAAGCTGTCTGTAGGAAGAGGGTGCTCAGCTCAGTCTGGGCTCTCCGGCCCCTTCTCCTTTCCATgggtggaaggagggggaagCTGGACTGGCAGCCTCCGGCTAGCCCCACCCAAGGCTGGGCCACTTCCTCACCCTGCAGTCTGCCGGCCCCTCACCTTCCTCTGCAGCACAGCCTTGAGTGCGTGGCAGAGCTCAGCAAGCCGCCCGGGGGGCTGCAATGCCAAGCTCCCAGAGCCACGCAACATCGCCGTCAGGGCCGCCAGCACGGCCATCACCACCTGGCGCTCCCGCTCCCCGTTCACTGCCCGCAAGTAGGATGGCACCACCCGGGCCAGGGCGGCCTGCAGAGCTGGGGACACGATTGGCTGAAGCCTTGGtcagcccctgccccctccccacccaccccctgcttcCAGAGGCCCCAGCCAGGCCCCGGCCTCGCCTTCTCACCAGCAGTGTTGGGTTCCGAGGGGCAGCTTTGACAGGCTTTGTGCAGCGCACAGCAAAACTGACCCAGGGCCTCATGGGCTGCCTTCCGCACGTTCAGGTGAGGGCACTGCGGCACGAGGAGGGGCAAGAAGTGCGTGCTGCATGCAGGGCCGGCACAGCTCCTAGCCCCCagacaccccccgccccgccccccgccccactcaCCTCCAGCAGTGTGAACACTTCTTCAAAGACAGTCTCCATGTAGGGAAGGAAGGCCACACTGTGGACAGACACACCGCCATGGGGAAGGGGCTCCCAGGAGAGGTTCCCAGTGCCGAGGAGAGGCCGATGCTCACCTAGCATTCACAGAGATCTCCCCCAGCGCAGCACAGGCGTCTTCCTTCTCATCGAAGAAGGCGTTTTCCACGCTGTACCTGGAGTAAGGTGGGGAGGCAGCAGCAATCAGGCGCCAGGAGAAGCAGAGCTGGCCCTGGGCCCTTGTCCACGCCAGGATCCCCCAGACCAGAACGGCACCCTCCGCACCCTGAGATCTCTgagtcatcctcctcttcctcgtcctcctccacgagctcctcctcttcctccccaccacGCTCAGCGTCAAACAGAAGGAAGGTGCTGCTTCCGTCGTACTGAGGCTGGAATGGGGAGGCGCAGCAGGGACTTTGGCTCAGCTGGGCCCAGGAGAGAGATCCCATCCCAGGCCTGGCCGTCCCCAGCTGGCCCAGCCCACCCTGTCTGCTCACCACAATGCCCTCAGTGGAACGCAGTGACAACAGCATGAGTGTGGTGATTCGTGGCAGGTGGCGAGCGAGGCTCTCACCCATCAGCCCCGATAAGGCTGCAAACAGGCTGTACCTGGCGGAGACAGGCGGAAGCTGTATAGTCCTACCTGCTGTAGCCAGACAGGATGAGGGAGCCCGGGGAACACATGGTCCAGAACCAGAGGACTGGGGTCTGGGTTGGGGCGGGGTGAGGGCTCACTCACGTGCAGCGCCGCAAGTCAGGGTCGTCTACCTGGTCACACAGGCCCAGCCCCAGCTGGCAGCATTCCTCAGCCAGGGGCCTCATGGGCTCCCCTACTGCTCGCGCCAGCGCCCCAAGTGTCTCTGCAGAGGCCAAGTGCTCGGTTAGCACCAGGATGAGGTACTAGGCCAGAGGTGTGCAGGGCCAAGGCCTGAGGGACCAGAGatagctgggggcgggggtggttcAGAAATCCCTTCTACTCCTGGGTACAATACGAGCGCAGGAAGACACCTGTGCTGCCCCGGGGCGATCCCGTGAACGACAGGTGAGCATCAGCCCTTCCCTAGCACTGGGAAGCCCGCCTAGGAGTGCCTCGCTCACCCAGGCTCTGGATCCGCACAGGCTGAAGGTCCTCATGGCCTGTCAACAGGAATTCCCGCAGGTGCTCCATGATGGTGGGCAAGTAGGGCAGCATGGAGGCCTGGGCAGCCGTGGCTGCGGCATGGAAGGGCAGAATCAGAGCTGGAGAGTGAGCAGGGACCACCTGCCGCAGGCACCCAGAGTGAACCCATGCTCCCGCCTCCTGCCTCCGACTCACCAATGGCCCCCAGGGCGCTCACAGCCAGCTCCTTGGCCCGGGAGCTGCTGGGGTTCCTCAGAGGCTGCAACATACACTCCATGAGCTCCGTGAGGTGGTGCTGCACTTCAGGCCCTGTGGGAAAGGGCACCCCTCTACCAACCAACCCATGTCTCCTACCTGCCTCCAGGGCAACCCTCCTTGTGGCCCTGCCacatccctctccccaccacgGGCAGTGGTTCGGGGAGCTGCACCTCCTGCCCCCTTCAGCCAAAGCGAcagccccatcccctccctcacaCCCCCAAAGGGCAACGCCACCTAGGTTCTCCACGAAGTTCTCCAGGGCATAGCAGGCCTTGGCTAGGTGACGTGTGCACCCAGGAGGCACGGACTTTAGGTAGGCGAGGAGCAGTGGCATCACCTCCCCGGAAAAGCTGCGAatgtggggctgggggaaggagaaaggtGGCCTGAGTCAGCTCAACTGCAAGGCACGCACCTAAGTACTGATGGCAGCAGGGATGCCTGAGGGATGGGGCTGAGGGGAAGCTGGTCTCTGGGACAGGTGGGGACTCTGAAACAGTGGCTGCCCACGTCGGCCTTGCTGACCTGTAGGTTCTCTGAGAACTGGCCCAGGGCAAAGAGCGCAGCATTGCGCACAACCTGTGACGGATCCTCCAGGCTCCTGCACACGATCTGTAGCAGTGGGGACAGCAGTCTGGATGGGGCAGGACAAGAGGATGGAGTCtgaggggcagggcctgagatCCCTGGGCTGAGCCATTCTGCTGTTTCCCCTGGGAAAACCAAGGCTTTTTGTCACCAGATGGTGAGCACCACCCGCTGACCCTGACAGCTAGGGTATCTTCCAAACCAGGACACTTGAGTGTGAGAGCAGACACATTGATGACTAGGCTCAAAGGACAAGCAGAGACCAGGACTGCCGTGGGCAGTGTGGTCCTCCTCCCCATGGCCCACCCTCACTCCGAGACAGGGGAACACATACCTCTGCCTGATGTGGTCGCCGGCTCCATCAGAGAGCACCGCCAGCACAAGGAGCCCAGCCTTGCGCTGGTACGGGCTCTGGCTCCGCAAAGCCTCTTCCAGCATGGGCATCTAGGGGAGCAGATGGCGCTCTCCTGAAACCCCAGCACGAGCCTGCCCATTCCTAAGGCAGTAGGCCTTCCACACCTACCAGGGCCCAAACATCCTCAGGCTCGGGAGACTAGGCAAACCCGGGGGTGGGAGCACTGGAAGGACAAAGCCACACTTACCAGCAGGGGACAGAGCTTCTCAGGGGGCAAATGGAGTGCCAGCATGTCCACGACCTGGAACAGGACAGGGAGACTTTGCTGACTCCATCTctgccccccagcctcccccaatGACCTAACACCCCTGCCCCCGGCCCCTGTCCCACATCCCACCTGAACGGCAAAGTGCTTGGGCGTCTCCCCCACCAGTCCAACATCCAGCTCTTCCTCCTCTGAATCCTGGTCCTCAGGATCCAGCTGACCCAGGGGGGGCTCGGCAGCCATGATGGGGAAAAGGGTATGCAGCAAGGGTGGCAGGAGGCGATTCTTCAGTAAGGCCTTAAAAGGGAGAATGGAACGGTGTCCCTGAGAATCTGTTCCCAAGATGGACTCACATTAGAAATTCCAGGCTTCCAGGCCACAGGGGGTCCAGGAGGAGATTCCCAATCTCCTAGCCAAGAGCTAGCCTGAGTCCAGACCCAGCCTGGAACATCTTAGCTATGGTACTTTACATATCCCCAGACAGACAGAAAGCTCCAAGAGTGAAATGGAGAAGAAGATGGAAGTCAGGTGATGTGTGTCAGAAAGCACTCACCTTGCTCTTGACTTTGACCAAGAAAGTGAGACAGCAGAGAATACGCACACGTATTGCATCACCCAGGGCCACGTTTCTAGCCACCTGCCCAGAGACCAACTCGAATCAGAAACCGGCAAGGAAACTTCCAGCAGAACAAGCAGCAGGGACAGTGCCGACCCCAGGCTCACCTCCAGGCAGAATGTGAGGACCTCTGAGAGGTGGGAGGTGATGATGGGCAACTCTGACTCCAGCAATTCATCCAGGGCCTCCAAGGCCTCACAGGCCTTTGCCTGCCAGACAGAGAAGCCACGGGGTTACTATGCTCTTCTTCAGTGGACCAGGCTGAATGCTCCTGCACCCTCCTTCCAACAGAGCTCCTACCCGAATGTCCTCACCTCGTCTACAGGGATCAGAGTCTGCACGGCCACGATGAGCTTGGGCACCAACGGTCGCACGAGAGGCTGGAGGACACAAGATGAGCTAAATCACAGAAAGCACGATGCAGCCTAATCTCCAGCCCCAGAAGCTAGCAGCTTCCTCGAAGCCTGCACATAGGAGGAGCCTAGGCACAGCCACCCACAGGATCCCCTCTCAACTGTCAGGCAGgacaaaaagcagagaaagaatctTAAGTAGCTCTGCATCCTGCAAGGGTGAGGACACGAAAGCCCGAGGGTAAGGAGCCAGGGAAGGTGAAGGCCCACATCTCACCACATCATCAGTGCCAAGGTAAGGGGCCATGGTGGTCAGAGTGCGCAGGGAATAGAAGAGGAGCCCAGGAGAGCCCACATCaccaagggtctcattcagaagCCGAAGAAGCTCCCGGTGGTGGGGGCGGAAGGCCTCAGGCCGGGAGGTCACCACCACACTTAACAGCAAAAGCCCCATCTGCCCAGGAAGAGGGGTAGAGAGGGAAAAGCTTACATGGTCTATCCAGCCTCTGAGTCCCTTCCTCCCACCAACCATGTGATAGTACCTCTCTCTCAGGGACGTGGAGGCTGTGGATACTGTGCTGAAGAAGCTGCATGAGCTGAGGCCAGGCCTCCAGGCCTTCTTTTCGAAAAATGGTAGCTGAGAGCTGGGCCAGGCTAAGACTCACAGAATGCCTGCGAACAGGAGAGATTCCCCACCCCCAATCACCCTCCAGTACCCTTCCCTGTACGCGATGGCCCTGCCTCCACGGGGTGGCCAGGAGAGAAACCTCCAGGTGTGCGCACAGGGCCTCTGCCAAGTTGGGACACAGAAGACAACGACTCAGAGGGATGCTAGCAGCACAGTAGGTGTGCAGTCTGGTGAGGGTGACCTCACTCATGCTGAATTTCAGTTCTGTTCTTCTGACTCGGCCTTGGCAGACCATCACAGCCTACGCTCAAGAACTTTCATCTTTAATACAGCTTGAAAGTCGTTCCTCCACCCTTGGTCTAGAACCTAAGTCCCTGCCCCCCAAGAGCCAGCCTGGAGctaaaaaagaaggcagaaatccTGAGAAGCTCTCAGCCTAGAGTCAGTTAGGGCCCTGAGAGGATGCAGGTAGGCActtactctgtctctctctggagGACCGTCACGATCAGAGACTTGATGCTAGAACATAGGTGGCAAGTACTTGGTACCCAAGAACCGCCTcagcccggccccgccccacccctggcCCCGCCCACCTCTCCCGTTGCTCCGCCGCCAGCCGTCGCCAGCCGGTGCTCAGTCGTCTGCGGGTCAGTACGGCCGCGAACTGGCGGATCTGGGATGAGGAAGGAGGCACGTGAGGGTCCGGGCAGGAAGGTGCTGAGCGGGTCGCCGAGGGCAGGAGCTGGCGTACTATGGGAAACTCAGCAGGAAGCGGCAGGAACCTTACCTGAGGGTCGCCCGCCGA from Physeter macrocephalus isolate SW-GA unplaced genomic scaffold, ASM283717v5 random_16, whole genome shotgun sequence includes these protein-coding regions:
- the IPO4 gene encoding importin-4, with protein sequence MEPAGLEQVLRELLLPDTERIRRATEQLQTALRDPASLPALCELLASAGDPQIRQFAAVLTRRRLSTGWRRLAAEQRESIKSLIVTVLQRETEHSVSLSLAQLSATIFRKEGLEAWPQLMQLLQHSIHSLHVPEREMGLLLLSVVVTSRPEAFRPHHRELLRLLNETLGDVGSPGLLFYSLRTLTTMAPYLGTDDVPLVRPLVPKLIVAVQTLIPVDEAKACEALEALDELLESELPIITSHLSEVLTFCLEVARNVALGDAIRVRILCCLTFLVKVKSKALLKNRLLPPLLHTLFPIMAAEPPLGQLDPEDQDSEEEELDVGLVGETPKHFAVQVVDMLALHLPPEKLCPLLMPMLEEALRSQSPYQRKAGLLVLAVLSDGAGDHIRQRLLSPLLQIVCRSLEDPSQVVRNAALFALGQFSENLQPHIRSFSGEVMPLLLAYLKSVPPGCTRHLAKACYALENFVENLGPEVQHHLTELMECMLQPLRNPSSSRAKELAVSALGAIATAAQASMLPYLPTIMEHLREFLLTGHEDLQPVRIQSLETLGALARAVGEPMRPLAEECCQLGLGLCDQVDDPDLRRCTYSLFAALSGLMGESLARHLPRITTLMLLSLRSTEGIVPQYDGSSTFLLFDAERGGEEEEELVEEDEEEEDDSEISGYSVENAFFDEKEDACAALGEISVNASVAFLPYMETVFEEVFTLLECPHLNVRKAAHEALGQFCCALHKACQSCPSEPNTAALQAALARVVPSYLRAVNGERERQVVMAVLAALTAMLRGSGSLALQPPGRLAELCHALKAVLQRKTACQDTDQEEDEDQAEYDAMLLEHAGEAIPALAAAAGGDAFAPFFAGFLPLLLCKTKQGCTVAEKSFAMGTLAESIQGLGAASAQFVSRLLPVLLSTAREADPEVRSNAIFGLGVLAEHGGRPAQEHFPKLLGLLLPLLARERHDRVHDNICGALARLLMASPTRKPEPQVLAALLHALPLKEDLEEWVTLGHLFNFLYQSSPDQVVDVAPELLRICSLILAENKVPADTKASLLLLLTFLAKQHTDSFHSALGSLPGNKAQELQAILGLT